The following proteins are co-located in the Aurantiacibacter atlanticus genome:
- a CDS encoding DGQHR domain-containing protein, protein MAAKSKQFKAEYIEVSLDGVRAFTFPMKVKDLLQIYYVAVRGIDDEEGAVQRPLSKRRVQSIKDYILQGNTFFNSFILNWTEESSNVEFNSGKVSFDLISSAAQAIDGQHRLAGLEDAMEENVEVGERTVIVTLCVGLSTQQAATIFLNINTEQRPVPKSLLYDLFGEVGNDPKHAINRARDIAQALNDDPDSPLYRLIKFPGSPRGVGKIELSTFVTALKKGLEPDGEFGKRGLKSLEHQTVVVSNYFKAIRRPYQDEKLWGNGTQNPFLRAAGFNGAIEFLLEKLIFKCAEKGSFTVETIGSILKLEEEELLTWEDLKGQDGKTARRNVVAYLERGMTKSIENKDAYSF, encoded by the coding sequence ATGGCAGCGAAGAGCAAACAATTTAAAGCTGAATATATTGAGGTATCGCTAGATGGCGTAAGGGCTTTCACTTTTCCGATGAAAGTAAAAGATCTCTTGCAGATTTATTACGTTGCTGTGCGCGGTATTGATGATGAGGAAGGCGCCGTGCAACGACCTTTGAGTAAGCGACGGGTGCAAAGTATAAAAGACTATATTTTACAAGGTAACACATTCTTTAATTCATTTATATTGAATTGGACGGAAGAATCGTCGAACGTCGAATTCAATTCGGGCAAAGTTTCTTTTGATCTGATCTCTTCTGCTGCGCAGGCTATCGACGGACAGCATAGATTGGCGGGGCTAGAAGATGCGATGGAGGAAAATGTTGAGGTGGGAGAGCGCACTGTCATTGTGACCCTTTGTGTCGGACTAAGCACCCAACAAGCAGCAACCATCTTCTTGAATATCAATACCGAGCAACGGCCGGTGCCGAAGAGCCTTCTATACGATCTCTTCGGTGAAGTTGGAAATGATCCAAAGCACGCAATAAATAGAGCTCGCGACATCGCACAAGCTTTGAATGACGATCCAGATTCACCTTTGTATCGATTGATCAAATTTCCCGGCTCACCCCGCGGGGTTGGAAAAATCGAACTTTCCACTTTTGTGACCGCCTTGAAAAAAGGTCTTGAGCCAGATGGAGAGTTTGGCAAGCGAGGTTTGAAATCGCTTGAGCATCAGACGGTCGTAGTAAGTAATTATTTTAAAGCAATTCGACGGCCGTATCAGGATGAAAAGCTGTGGGGCAACGGAACACAGAACCCATTTCTTCGAGCTGCTGGCTTCAATGGCGCGATCGAATTTCTGCTCGAAAAGCTAATTTTCAAATGTGCGGAAAAGGGTTCTTTCACAGTCGAGACGATTGGCTCAATACTAAAGCTTGAAGAGGAAGAACTTTTGACATGGGAAGACCTGAAGGGTCAGGATGGCAAGACTGCGAGAAGAAATGTCGTCGCTTACTTAGAGCGTGGAATGACAAAATCTATAGAAAACAAGGATGCTTACAGCTTCTAA
- a CDS encoding YaiI/YqxD family protein, translating into MTATASQITILVDADACPVKDEIYRVADRFSAQVRVVSNAPFRVPVSERIKRVVVADTFDAADDWIAEQAGPHSIVITADILLAQRCLEAGARVLAHDGREFDQASIGSVIATRAIMADLRSGMDGIGGGPPPFSKADRSRFLQSLDRVLVNLR; encoded by the coding sequence ATGACGGCCACCGCTTCCCAGATCACCATCCTCGTGGATGCCGATGCCTGTCCGGTGAAGGATGAGATATACCGCGTGGCAGACCGTTTTTCCGCGCAGGTTCGCGTGGTCAGCAATGCCCCTTTCCGCGTCCCGGTGAGCGAGCGGATAAAACGCGTGGTGGTGGCCGACACATTCGATGCCGCCGATGATTGGATCGCCGAACAGGCAGGCCCGCACAGCATCGTCATCACCGCCGATATCCTCCTTGCCCAGCGATGCCTGGAGGCAGGCGCCCGGGTGTTGGCGCATGACGGACGCGAGTTTGACCAGGCCAGCATCGGCAGCGTAATTGCGACCCGCGCCATCATGGCGGACCTGCGCAGCGGCATGGACGGTATTGGCGGCGGCCCTCCCCCCTTCAGCAAGGCGGACCGTTCGCGTTTCCTGCAATCGCTTGATCGGGTGCTTGTGAACCTGCGCTAG
- a CDS encoding S41 family peptidase produces MRTPSTAISLACLALLVSCGGGGGSNNNAGTVAPAPTPTPTTGISACSLSARQDFTLAAFNEWYLFPTLLNTSASKSDFTNLQEYIDALVAPARAQSKDRFFSYVMSIAEENAFSNSGATAGFGVRLRYDTTNLRVFVIETFEGTAALGAKMDRGTEILGIGTSSADIQSVDTLMAAGGPAAVSDALGPNTAGTTRVLSIRDQSGVVREAPLTKTEFALDPVSDRYGAKLITDGARKIGYLNLRTFIQPADPDLRAAFEDFRNEGVTELIIDFRYNGGGAINIAELMGNLMGRNLGGQVFEQSTWRPSKSNRNEIYRFTPVAQSIAPTKIAFIGTGSTASASELVINGMQPWVNDIALVGSNTFGKPVGQSAFDLTACDDRLRVVTIQIENADGNGDYFNGLAATVPNTCRASDDITRQLGDPEEAMVSTALDYLAGRGCTAIASTRTTVQSAINSGVLMPALEGRSAAQHEVPGLY; encoded by the coding sequence ATGCGCACACCATCAACCGCCATTTCGCTCGCCTGCCTCGCATTGCTTGTATCCTGTGGTGGAGGCGGTGGAAGCAATAACAACGCAGGCACAGTTGCGCCCGCACCAACCCCCACCCCGACGACAGGAATATCCGCATGTTCGCTGTCCGCCCGGCAGGATTTTACGCTTGCTGCCTTCAACGAATGGTATCTGTTTCCCACCTTGCTCAACACGTCGGCAAGCAAATCAGATTTCACCAATCTCCAGGAGTATATTGATGCGCTGGTTGCCCCCGCGCGGGCGCAATCAAAGGATCGCTTCTTTTCCTATGTGATGTCGATTGCGGAGGAAAATGCCTTTTCCAACAGCGGTGCGACTGCCGGATTTGGCGTTCGACTGAGGTACGACACTACCAATCTCCGCGTCTTCGTAATCGAAACATTCGAGGGGACAGCCGCGTTGGGCGCGAAAATGGATCGCGGCACGGAAATTCTAGGTATCGGCACCTCCTCGGCAGATATACAGAGCGTCGATACCCTGATGGCGGCGGGCGGCCCTGCGGCCGTTTCCGATGCACTGGGGCCAAACACGGCGGGCACCACCCGCGTGTTGAGCATTCGTGACCAATCGGGCGTGGTGCGCGAGGCGCCCTTGACCAAGACCGAATTCGCGCTCGATCCGGTGTCGGATCGCTATGGCGCCAAGCTCATCACCGATGGCGCCAGGAAAATCGGCTATCTCAACTTGCGGACATTCATTCAGCCCGCCGATCCTGATTTGCGCGCAGCCTTTGAAGATTTCCGAAACGAAGGTGTCACCGAACTCATAATTGATTTCCGTTATAATGGCGGTGGTGCGATTAACATTGCCGAATTGATGGGCAATTTGATGGGCCGCAATCTTGGCGGCCAGGTTTTTGAACAGAGCACCTGGCGACCGTCAAAATCCAATCGCAATGAGATCTATCGTTTTACCCCCGTCGCGCAGTCAATCGCCCCAACTAAAATCGCCTTCATCGGCACAGGTTCTACCGCCTCTGCCAGCGAGTTGGTGATCAACGGCATGCAGCCATGGGTCAATGATATCGCGCTTGTCGGCTCCAACACCTTTGGCAAGCCGGTGGGACAATCTGCCTTTGATCTTACTGCATGTGATGATCGGCTGCGCGTCGTCACCATCCAGATTGAAAATGCCGATGGCAATGGAGATTATTTCAACGGGCTGGCCGCCACTGTTCCCAACACATGTCGCGCCAGCGACGATATTACGCGTCAGCTGGGCGATCCGGAGGAAGCGATGGTCTCCACTGCGCTCGATTATCTTGCCGGACGCGGCTGCACGGCGATTGCCTCCACTCGCACAACTGTCCAATCCGCCATCAACAGCGGCGTGCTTATGCCAGCACTGGAAGGCAGGTCTGCCGCGCAACACGAAGTCCCTGGATTGTATTGA
- a CDS encoding helix-turn-helix domain-containing protein, with amino-acid sequence MTHHTSITPVAHSTPAEIQPRHDGWTLPKQAEFLRQLAATHNVAQAARHVGMSRQSAYRLRNRLKGEPFDIAWDCAFRRQYDALAQAALERALNGVEVPHFHKGELVHVSRRYDERLTVALLAMQDRLTPIARPRHYEHENMPTDDFEVLVERVEEGEELWAEAAEDSGQASDPPAEPHEV; translated from the coding sequence ATGACACATCACACATCGATCACTCCCGTCGCCCACTCCACACCAGCCGAAATCCAGCCGCGCCATGATGGCTGGACGCTGCCCAAGCAGGCGGAATTTCTCCGTCAGCTTGCTGCCACCCACAATGTCGCGCAGGCGGCGCGGCATGTGGGGATGAGCCGGCAGTCGGCCTATCGCTTGCGCAATCGGTTGAAGGGCGAGCCGTTCGATATTGCGTGGGATTGCGCCTTCCGGCGGCAGTATGATGCACTGGCGCAGGCCGCGTTGGAGCGGGCGCTGAACGGGGTGGAGGTGCCGCATTTTCACAAGGGCGAGCTGGTGCATGTCTCGCGCCGTTATGACGAGCGGCTCACCGTGGCGCTGCTCGCCATGCAGGACCGGCTCACCCCGATTGCCCGACCGCGCCATTACGAGCACGAAAACATGCCGACAGACGATTTCGAGGTGCTGGTGGAGCGCGTGGAGGAAGGCGAGGAGCTTTGGGCAGAGGCGGCGGAGGATAGCGGGCAGGCGAGCGATCCCCCGGCAGAGCCGCACGAGGTCTGA
- a CDS encoding cold-shock protein has translation MSKTGTVKFFNTDKGYGFIQPDDGSNDSFVHISAVQAAGMQTLDKEQRLNYDVEQGRNGKESAVNLSAAD, from the coding sequence ATGTCGAAGACCGGCACCGTAAAATTCTTCAACACAGACAAGGGCTATGGTTTCATCCAGCCTGACGATGGCTCGAACGACAGCTTCGTGCACATCTCCGCCGTGCAGGCCGCCGGCATGCAGACGCTCGATAAGGAACAGCGCCTGAACTATGATGTTGAGCAGGGCCGCAATGGCAAGGAAAGCGCAGTAAACCTGTCTGCTGCTGACTAA
- a CDS encoding DUF3429 domain-containing protein, which produces MASIPHFARISGIAGLFPQLACAAAVWIGPEEWRWTALAFGWAYAAIIFTFLGGTWWGMASASPDEARRAPRWIWIAAIAPSMIALATYLPWVVGGTWPAPSLFVLGVAIVLSPLVDQRMVTVRPSWWMMLRVPLSLGLGGATLAIALS; this is translated from the coding sequence ATGGCATCCATTCCGCATTTCGCTCGAATATCAGGGATCGCCGGACTTTTCCCGCAACTTGCCTGCGCAGCTGCTGTCTGGATTGGGCCGGAAGAATGGCGCTGGACGGCACTGGCATTCGGCTGGGCCTATGCGGCGATCATTTTCACTTTCCTTGGTGGCACATGGTGGGGAATGGCCTCGGCATCCCCAGACGAAGCGCGCCGGGCACCACGATGGATATGGATCGCCGCGATCGCGCCCAGCATGATAGCGCTGGCGACATATCTTCCCTGGGTGGTGGGGGGAACCTGGCCTGCGCCGTCATTATTCGTTCTGGGCGTGGCCATTGTCTTGAGCCCGCTTGTCGACCAGCGGATGGTCACCGTTCGGCCAAGCTGGTGGATGATGCTGCGTGTGCCATTGTCGCTGGGGCTGGGCGGGGCAACTCTGGCAATCGCGCTGAGTTGA
- a CDS encoding COG3650 family protein produces MKNYAGLFLASIALAACQQGESSGVPGDTSDTQPYNGIAEETVLHIIGTEPFWRAQIADHSLTWSTPENVDGVTVPVERFAGRGGVSFSGQMDGAALDAAITPGACSDGMSDRTYPFTATIEIGKTQYRGCAWREGEDELGEP; encoded by the coding sequence ATGAAAAACTACGCCGGGCTTTTTCTTGCGAGTATTGCCCTTGCCGCCTGCCAGCAGGGTGAGAGTAGCGGCGTGCCGGGTGATACATCCGATACGCAGCCCTATAATGGCATTGCAGAGGAGACGGTGCTGCACATCATCGGGACAGAACCTTTCTGGAGGGCGCAGATCGCAGATCACTCTCTCACATGGTCGACGCCCGAAAATGTGGATGGGGTGACAGTGCCGGTGGAACGGTTCGCGGGGCGCGGCGGCGTTTCCTTCAGCGGACAAATGGATGGCGCGGCGCTGGATGCTGCGATTACGCCAGGTGCCTGTTCAGACGGGATGAGCGACCGGACATATCCCTTCACCGCCACGATAGAGATCGGCAAAACCCAATACAGAGGCTGCGCCTGGCGCGAGGGGGAGGACGAGTTGGGCGAGCCCTAA
- a CDS encoding YbhB/YbcL family Raf kinase inhibitor-like protein produces MSDTPPAWLAKALGKAPGELRAGHTKLVAAKLGGEDLLGKGGFSLSSAAFRAQEELDPSFTADEEDAVAPPLEWSAPPPGTQELVLIVEDADFQTGEPFCHWLVWGLPGQRAQLLEGEAPPRVGKNSFGNSEWLLPDPPTGDDPHDYVFQLFALDLPLTLMPGASREQLVASMEGHVMGLSMITATYAREEGGDYDWDDSDEDK; encoded by the coding sequence ATGTCCGATACTCCCCCTGCATGGCTCGCCAAGGCTCTGGGCAAGGCACCAGGAGAATTGCGTGCCGGCCACACCAAGCTGGTGGCGGCAAAGCTGGGCGGCGAAGATTTGCTGGGCAAGGGCGGGTTCTCGCTTTCGTCAGCCGCCTTCCGCGCGCAAGAGGAACTGGACCCCAGCTTCACCGCCGATGAAGAAGATGCCGTCGCTCCCCCGCTGGAGTGGTCGGCCCCACCACCCGGCACTCAGGAATTGGTCCTGATTGTCGAAGACGCCGATTTTCAGACAGGGGAACCTTTCTGCCATTGGCTGGTCTGGGGCCTGCCGGGGCAGCGCGCGCAATTGCTGGAGGGCGAAGCCCCTCCGCGCGTCGGGAAGAACTCTTTCGGCAATTCGGAATGGCTTTTGCCGGACCCGCCCACGGGCGATGATCCGCATGATTACGTGTTCCAGTTATTTGCCCTTGATCTGCCCCTGACACTGATGCCGGGGGCGAGTCGTGAGCAACTTGTTGCGTCGATGGAAGGCCATGTTATGGGTCTTTCCATGATTACAGCGACTTATGCCCGCGAAGAAGGCGGGGATTATGATTGGGATGATAGCGACGAAGATAAATAA